A region of Streptomyces sp. R44 DNA encodes the following proteins:
- a CDS encoding DEAD/DEAH box helicase, whose translation MTLPVALSGTDVIGQAKTGTGKTLGFGLPILERVTVPTDVEAGRAKPEQLTDAPQALVVVPTRELCQQVTNDLLTAGKVRNVRVLAIYGGRAYEPQVEALQKGVDVVVGTPGRLLDLAGQRKLDLSKVKVLVLDEADEMLDLGFLPDVEKIMNMLPAKRQTMLFSATMPGAVIGLARRYMSQPTHIRATSPDGEGATVANIKQHVYRAHNMDKPEMVSRILQANGRGLAMIFCRTKRTAADIAEQLERRGFASGAVHGDLGQGAREQALRAFRNGKVDVLVCTDVAARGIDVEGVTHVINYQSPEDEKTFLHRVGRTGRAGAKGTAVTLVDWDDIPRWQLINKALGLDFHEPVETYSSSPHLYEELDIPAGTKGILPRSERTRAGLGAEELEDLGEPGGRRGRGPKAAEKTEERPARTRPPRQRRRTRGGSELDDAPETTAPAAVAEAAVAEAPADEPAVRTPRRRRRTRVGAPGSAPVAPQAPATAPAAVVAPVAVKAPVFEAPVVEAPVVEAPVAPAPVTPAPVAVEEPKAPRRRTRAAARPEPVAAAAAPEPAPAQRRRRPRVARPVEETVTFQTPESAAVALMAKRTVEEPVVEAAPVVAEEPKKAPRRRAAKKAVAEPVAEPAVVEPVVVEPVAAPVAEPVVAEAPVVEAAPVVEAAPVVAEVPAPRRRRTARRPAGSPVTAEAPVAEAPVVEPVAEPVAEEPAPRRRRAARRPAGSPVAAESAGEVIIVAAPVAEPVAAPVAEPVVEPVVEEAPKKAAPRRRTTKKAVAEPVAETVEEAPKAPRRRTTKKAVAAEAPEASAPKTEPKAPARRRTTKKAAAAEVEAPAEEAPKKAAPRRRTTKKAAAQPEG comes from the coding sequence ATGACCCTTCCGGTCGCCCTCTCCGGCACCGACGTCATCGGCCAGGCCAAGACCGGCACGGGCAAGACCCTCGGTTTCGGCCTCCCCATCCTGGAGCGCGTCACCGTCCCGACGGACGTCGAGGCCGGCCGGGCCAAGCCCGAGCAGCTGACCGACGCCCCGCAGGCGCTCGTCGTCGTCCCCACCCGCGAGCTGTGCCAGCAGGTCACCAACGACCTGCTGACCGCCGGCAAGGTGCGCAACGTCCGCGTGCTCGCCATCTACGGCGGCCGGGCGTACGAGCCGCAGGTCGAGGCGCTCCAGAAGGGCGTCGACGTCGTCGTCGGCACCCCCGGCCGTCTGCTCGACCTGGCCGGCCAGCGCAAGCTCGACCTCTCGAAGGTGAAGGTCCTCGTCCTCGACGAGGCCGACGAGATGCTCGACCTGGGCTTCCTGCCCGACGTCGAGAAGATCATGAACATGCTTCCGGCGAAGCGCCAGACCATGCTGTTCTCGGCCACCATGCCGGGCGCGGTCATCGGCCTCGCCCGCCGCTACATGTCGCAGCCCACCCACATCCGGGCCACCTCGCCCGACGGTGAGGGCGCGACCGTCGCCAACATCAAGCAGCACGTCTACCGCGCGCACAACATGGACAAGCCGGAGATGGTCTCCCGCATCCTGCAGGCCAACGGCCGCGGGCTCGCGATGATCTTCTGCCGCACCAAGCGCACGGCGGCCGACATCGCCGAGCAGCTGGAGCGCCGCGGCTTCGCCTCCGGCGCGGTCCACGGCGACCTCGGCCAGGGCGCCCGCGAGCAGGCGCTGCGCGCCTTCCGCAACGGCAAGGTCGACGTGCTCGTCTGCACCGACGTCGCCGCGCGCGGCATCGACGTCGAGGGCGTCACCCACGTCATCAACTACCAGTCGCCGGAGGACGAGAAGACCTTCCTCCACCGCGTCGGCCGCACCGGCCGCGCGGGCGCGAAGGGTACGGCGGTGACGCTGGTCGACTGGGACGACATCCCGCGCTGGCAGCTCATCAACAAGGCGCTCGGCCTCGACTTCCACGAGCCGGTCGAGACGTACTCCTCGTCCCCGCACCTCTACGAGGAGCTGGACATCCCGGCGGGCACCAAGGGCATCCTGCCCCGCTCCGAGCGGACCCGCGCGGGTCTGGGCGCGGAGGAGCTGGAGGACCTGGGCGAGCCCGGCGGCCGCCGTGGCCGTGGCCCGAAGGCCGCGGAGAAGACCGAGGAGCGCCCGGCCCGCACGCGGCCCCCGCGCCAGCGTCGCCGCACCCGCGGCGGCAGCGAGCTCGACGACGCCCCGGAGACGACGGCCCCGGCCGCTGTCGCCGAGGCCGCGGTCGCCGAGGCCCCGGCGGACGAGCCCGCCGTGCGCACCCCGCGCCGTCGCCGCCGCACCCGCGTCGGCGCGCCGGGCTCCGCACCGGTGGCGCCCCAGGCCCCCGCGACGGCTCCGGCCGCCGTCGTGGCCCCGGTCGCCGTCAAGGCGCCCGTCTTCGAGGCCCCGGTCGTCGAGGCACCCGTCGTCGAGGCGCCGGTCGCCCCGGCGCCGGTGACCCCGGCCCCGGTCGCCGTCGAGGAGCCGAAGGCTCCCCGTCGCCGTACCCGTGCCGCCGCCCGTCCGGAGCCCGTGGCCGCCGCCGCTGCCCCGGAGCCGGCTCCGGCCCAGCGCCGCCGCCGTCCCCGGGTGGCGCGTCCGGTCGAGGAGACCGTGACGTTCCAGACGCCCGAGAGCGCCGCGGTCGCCCTGATGGCGAAGCGGACCGTCGAGGAGCCGGTCGTCGAGGCCGCTCCGGTCGTGGCCGAGGAGCCGAAGAAGGCCCCGCGCCGCCGGGCGGCGAAGAAGGCCGTGGCGGAGCCGGTGGCCGAGCCGGCCGTCGTCGAGCCCGTCGTCGTCGAGCCCGTCGCCGCCCCGGTGGCCGAGCCGGTCGTCGCCGAGGCGCCGGTCGTCGAGGCCGCTCCGGTCGTCGAGGCCGCTCCGGTCGTCGCCGAGGTTCCCGCGCCGCGCCGTCGCCGCACCGCTCGCCGGCCCGCCGGTTCGCCGGTGACCGCCGAGGCTCCGGTGGCCGAGGCCCCGGTCGTCGAGCCGGTCGCCGAGCCGGTCGCGGAGGAGCCCGCGCCGCGCCGTCGCCGTGCGGCCCGCCGGCCCGCCGGTTCGCCGGTGGCCGCGGAGTCCGCCGGCGAGGTCATCATCGTGGCCGCCCCGGTCGCCGAGCCGGTCGCCGCTCCGGTCGCCGAGCCGGTCGTGGAGCCGGTCGTGGAGGAGGCCCCGAAGAAGGCCGCCCCGCGCCGCCGGACGACGAAGAAGGCCGTGGCCGAGCCGGTCGCCGAGACGGTCGAGGAGGCCCCCAAGGCTCCCCGTCGCCGCACGACGAAGAAGGCGGTCGCGGCCGAGGCTCCCGAGGCCTCCGCGCCGAAGACCGAGCCGAAGGCTCCGGCCCGCCGCCGTACGACCAAGAAGGCCGCGGCCGCCGAGGTCGAGGCGCCGGCGGAGGAGGCCCCGAAGAAGGCCGCGCCGCGGCGCCGCACCACGAAGAAGGCGGCGGCCCAGCCGGAAGGCTGA
- a CDS encoding MarC family protein: MFDVAVFGSLFLTLFVIMDPPGITPIFLALTSGRPAKVQRRMAWQAVAVAFGVITVFGLLGQQILDYLHVSVPALMIAGGLLLLLIALDLLTGKTDEPKQTKDVNVALVPLGMPLLAGPGAIVSVILAVQNADSVASQVSVWTAIAAMHVVLWLTMRYSLLIIRVIKDGGVVLVTRLAGMMLSAIAVQQIINGITQVIQNA; the protein is encoded by the coding sequence GTGTTCGACGTCGCCGTCTTCGGCTCGCTGTTCCTCACCCTCTTCGTGATCATGGATCCCCCCGGGATCACCCCGATCTTCCTCGCCCTCACCTCCGGCCGTCCCGCCAAGGTGCAGCGCCGGATGGCCTGGCAGGCCGTCGCCGTCGCCTTCGGCGTCATCACCGTCTTCGGCCTGCTCGGCCAGCAGATCCTGGACTACCTGCACGTCTCCGTCCCCGCGCTGATGATCGCGGGCGGTCTCCTGCTGCTGCTCATCGCGCTCGACCTGCTCACCGGCAAGACCGACGAGCCCAAGCAGACCAAGGACGTCAACGTCGCCCTCGTACCGCTCGGCATGCCATTGCTCGCCGGCCCCGGCGCGATCGTCTCCGTCATCCTCGCCGTGCAGAACGCCGACAGCGTGGCCTCGCAGGTCTCCGTCTGGACCGCCATCGCCGCCATGCACGTCGTGCTCTGGCTGACCATGCGGTACTCGCTGCTGATCATCCGTGTCATCAAGGACGGCGGCGTCGTCCTGGTGACCCGGCTCGCCGGCATGATGCTCTCCGCCATCGCCGTGCAGCAGATCATCAACGGCATCACCCAGGTGATCCAGAACGCCTGA
- a CDS encoding TetR/AcrR family transcriptional regulator, which translates to MSAIEQTEAARPRGTRLPRRARRNQLLGAAQEVFVAQGYHSAAMDDIAERAGVSKPVLYQHFPGKLELYLALLDQHCESLLLAVRTALASTTDNKLRVAATMDAYFAYVEDEGGAFRLVFESDLTNEPAVRERVDRVSLQCAEAISDVIAEDTGLSKDESMLLAVGLGGVSQVVARYWLSSGSGIPRDKAVGLLTSLAWRGIAGFPLHPVDGQLSAEGH; encoded by the coding sequence GTGAGCGCCATCGAGCAGACAGAGGCAGCACGCCCTCGGGGCACGCGCCTGCCGCGACGTGCCCGACGGAACCAGCTGCTCGGCGCGGCCCAGGAGGTCTTCGTCGCCCAGGGGTACCACTCCGCAGCCATGGACGACATCGCCGAACGGGCCGGTGTCAGCAAGCCGGTGCTGTACCAGCACTTCCCCGGGAAGCTGGAGCTTTACCTCGCCCTGCTCGACCAGCACTGCGAGTCCCTCCTGCTCGCGGTGCGCACGGCGCTCGCCTCGACGACGGACAACAAGCTCCGGGTCGCGGCGACGATGGACGCGTACTTCGCGTACGTCGAGGACGAGGGCGGCGCGTTCCGTCTCGTCTTCGAGTCCGATCTGACGAACGAGCCCGCCGTACGCGAGCGCGTGGACCGGGTCAGCCTGCAGTGCGCCGAGGCCATCTCCGATGTGATCGCCGAGGACACCGGCCTGTCGAAGGACGAGTCGATGCTGCTCGCCGTCGGTCTCGGCGGTGTCTCCCAGGTCGTCGCCCGCTACTGGCTGTCGAGCGGCTCCGGGATCCCGCGCGACAAGGCGGTCGGACTGCTGACCTCCCTCGCCTGGCGTGGCATCGCGGGCTTCCCGCTGCACCCGGTCGACGGCCAGCTCAGCGCCGAGGGGCACTGA
- a CDS encoding suppressor of fused domain protein, whose amino-acid sequence MGEVLALVEARLRTALGEPDARAAVTFLGTDRIEVLRFVDGDLVRYATLGMSAQPMADPTSALADPVKGPRAELVLTVRGGLADTDKVLRPLAVLAATPQVEGVVVAPGASLDVGDPLWPGAPFGSVLVAESGGLVEDLELDEPMDPVRFLPLLPMTSNEAAWKRVHGAQALEERWLAQGTDLRDPLRRSVNLD is encoded by the coding sequence ATGGGAGAAGTTCTTGCACTCGTCGAGGCCCGGCTGCGGACGGCACTCGGCGAACCGGACGCGCGGGCCGCGGTGACCTTCCTCGGCACGGACCGGATCGAGGTGCTCCGCTTCGTCGACGGCGACCTCGTGCGGTACGCGACCCTCGGGATGTCCGCGCAGCCGATGGCCGATCCGACCTCCGCGCTCGCCGACCCGGTGAAGGGCCCGCGCGCGGAGCTCGTCCTGACGGTACGGGGCGGGCTCGCCGACACCGACAAGGTGCTGCGCCCGCTGGCGGTCCTCGCGGCCACCCCGCAGGTCGAGGGCGTGGTCGTGGCCCCGGGCGCCTCGCTCGACGTCGGCGACCCGCTCTGGCCCGGCGCCCCCTTCGGCTCGGTGCTCGTCGCCGAGTCGGGCGGCCTGGTGGAGGACCTGGAGCTGGACGAGCCGATGGACCCGGTCCGCTTCCTGCCCCTCCTCCCGATGACCTCGAACGAGGCCGCGTGGAAGCGGGTGCACGGGGCGCAGGCCCTGGAGGAACGCTGGCTGGCCCAGGGGACGGACCTGCGCGATCCGCTGCGCAGGTCCGTGAACCTGGACTGA
- a CDS encoding NYN domain-containing protein: MNDAETTAQVTETTTEARLDALDARLERTNELLRRMLAEVAKTPSTHAIFVDAGYVHAAAGLLVAGTEDRRSFDLDAEGLIEAFIDTARTIFADSRLLRVYWYDGARRRIHTPEQQAIAELPDVKVRLGNLNANNQQKGVDSLIRSDLESLARHRAISDAALVGGDEDLVSAVEAAQGYGARVHLWGIEAAEGRNQAEALLWEVDSQRTFELDFCRPYVTRRPVTTYENEGEPPPSREEVRFVGAQIAATWLAGQGRDRLAELLPGAPYLPGPVDQDLLVEAERLLSRSLRGHAALRRALRDGFWQHLKAQY, encoded by the coding sequence ATGAACGACGCAGAGACCACCGCCCAGGTGACCGAGACCACGACCGAAGCCCGCCTGGATGCCTTGGACGCCCGCCTGGAGCGCACCAATGAGCTCCTGCGGCGGATGCTGGCCGAGGTCGCCAAGACCCCTTCCACCCACGCCATCTTCGTCGACGCAGGTTACGTCCATGCTGCGGCCGGGTTGCTGGTGGCGGGCACCGAGGACCGGCGCTCCTTCGACCTCGACGCCGAGGGCCTGATCGAGGCCTTCATCGACACGGCCCGCACGATCTTCGCGGACAGCCGGCTCCTCCGCGTCTACTGGTACGACGGGGCCCGCCGCCGGATCCACACCCCCGAGCAGCAGGCCATCGCCGAGCTCCCCGACGTCAAGGTCCGCCTCGGCAACCTCAACGCCAACAACCAGCAGAAGGGCGTCGACTCCCTCATCCGCAGCGACCTGGAGTCCCTCGCCCGCCATCGCGCCATCAGCGACGCCGCGCTCGTCGGCGGCGACGAGGACCTCGTCTCGGCCGTCGAGGCCGCCCAGGGCTACGGGGCCCGCGTCCACCTCTGGGGCATCGAGGCCGCCGAGGGACGCAACCAGGCCGAGGCGCTGCTCTGGGAGGTCGACAGCCAGCGCACCTTCGAGCTCGACTTCTGCCGGCCGTACGTCACGCGCCGCCCCGTCACCACGTACGAGAACGAGGGCGAGCCGCCGCCCTCCCGCGAGGAGGTGCGCTTCGTCGGCGCCCAGATCGCCGCGACCTGGCTCGCCGGGCAGGGCCGCGACCGGCTCGCCGAGCTCCTGCCGGGCGCGCCCTATCTGCCGGGGCCGGTCGACCAGGACCTGCTCGTCGAGGCGGAGCGCCTGCTCAGCCGCTCACTGCGCGGCCACGCCGCACTGCGGAGGGCGCTGCGCGACGGCTTCTGGCAGCACCTCAAGGCGCAGTACTGA
- a CDS encoding DUF6758 family protein, translated as MRGEPSCPKCGGRVRAPGLFADSWQCDVHGSVHPLQPVIPPSVEGLGVVVHRSHVPVWMPWPLPVGWLFTGVAYAGDDRSGGRATAVACSGPGPLGGIGELLLIAEELGVGLGARYAGIDGLDPGSGMAIDKPPQAKVLAAGRPTPLWHVTGAPQDRAVFAGEARGLWLWAIVWPEQSGLLMYDELVLTDLRDAGAEVDLLPCGALTPRLLG; from the coding sequence ATGAGGGGCGAACCCAGTTGTCCGAAGTGCGGTGGCCGGGTCAGGGCGCCCGGTCTCTTCGCCGACTCCTGGCAGTGCGATGTGCACGGCTCGGTGCACCCGCTCCAGCCCGTGATCCCACCCAGCGTCGAGGGTCTCGGGGTGGTGGTGCACCGGTCCCACGTCCCGGTGTGGATGCCGTGGCCCCTGCCCGTCGGCTGGCTCTTCACCGGAGTCGCGTACGCGGGGGACGACCGCAGCGGCGGACGCGCCACGGCCGTCGCCTGTTCCGGCCCCGGCCCGCTCGGCGGGATCGGCGAGCTGCTCCTGATCGCCGAGGAGCTCGGCGTCGGACTCGGCGCGCGGTACGCCGGCATCGACGGCCTCGACCCCGGCTCCGGCATGGCCATCGACAAACCGCCCCAGGCGAAGGTGCTCGCCGCCGGCCGGCCCACCCCGCTCTGGCACGTCACCGGCGCCCCGCAGGACCGCGCGGTCTTCGCGGGCGAGGCGCGCGGACTGTGGCTGTGGGCGATCGTCTGGCCCGAGCAGTCCGGCCTCCTCATGTACGACGAGCTGGTCCTGACGGACCTGCGCGACGCGGGCGCCGAGGTCGACCTGCTGCCCTGCGGCGCGCTCACCCCGAGGCTGCTGGGCTAG
- a CDS encoding PHP domain-containing protein yields MRIDLHTHSTASDGTDSPAELVRNAAAAGLDVVALTDHDTTRGHAEALAALPEGLTLVTGAELSCRMDGIGLHMLAYLFDPEETALLAERELVRDDRVPRARGMVGKLQELGVPVTWEQVARIAGDGSVGRPHVAEALVELGVVPDVSGAFTPEWLADGGRAYVEKHELDPIDAIRLVKAAGGVTVFAHPLAVKRGQVLPEASIARLAEAGLDGIEVDHMDHDEATRARLRGLAKELGLLTTGSSDYHGSRKTCRLGEYTTDPEIYGEITRRASGAFPVPGAGGAR; encoded by the coding sequence GTGCGCATCGATCTGCACACCCACTCCACGGCCTCCGACGGTACGGACTCCCCGGCCGAGCTCGTCAGGAACGCGGCCGCGGCAGGGCTCGACGTCGTCGCGCTCACGGACCACGACACCACCCGCGGCCACGCCGAGGCGCTCGCCGCGCTGCCCGAGGGGCTGACCCTCGTCACCGGGGCCGAGCTCTCCTGCCGGATGGACGGCATCGGGCTCCACATGCTCGCGTACCTCTTCGACCCCGAGGAGACGGCGCTCCTCGCCGAGCGCGAACTCGTCCGCGACGACCGGGTGCCGCGCGCCCGCGGCATGGTCGGCAAGCTCCAGGAACTCGGCGTCCCGGTCACCTGGGAGCAGGTCGCCCGGATCGCCGGCGACGGCTCCGTCGGCCGCCCGCACGTCGCCGAGGCGCTCGTCGAGCTCGGAGTCGTACCGGACGTGTCCGGGGCGTTCACGCCCGAGTGGCTCGCCGACGGCGGCCGGGCGTACGTCGAGAAGCACGAGCTGGACCCGATCGACGCGATCCGTCTCGTCAAGGCGGCCGGCGGCGTCACCGTCTTCGCGCACCCGCTCGCCGTCAAGCGCGGCCAGGTGCTGCCGGAGGCCTCGATAGCCCGGCTCGCCGAGGCCGGACTCGACGGCATCGAGGTCGACCACATGGACCACGACGAGGCGACCCGCGCCCGGCTGCGCGGACTCGCGAAGGAGCTCGGTCTGCTGACCACGGGCTCCAGCGACTACCACGGCAGCCGCAAGACCTGCCGCCTCGGCGAGTACACCACCGACCCCGAGATCTACGGCGAGATCACCCGCCGCGCGTCGGGCGCCTTCCCGGTGCCGGGCGCCGGCGGAGCGCGCTAG
- a CDS encoding ferritin-like fold-containing protein, whose protein sequence is METPDNATPTGIAAKDWAEASAEPQYRAAVIDLLGALAYGELAAFERLAEDAKLAPSLADKAELAKMASAEFHHFERLRDRLAAVDAEPTSAMEPFAKALDDFHRLTAPSDWLEGLVKAYVGDSIASDFYREVAARLDSDTRGLVLAVLDDTGHGNFAVEKVRAAIEADPRVGGRLALWARRLMGEALSQAQRVVAERDALSTMLVGGVADGFDLAEVGRMFSRITEAHTKRMAALGLAA, encoded by the coding sequence ATGGAGACGCCTGACAACGCCACACCCACCGGGATCGCCGCCAAGGACTGGGCGGAGGCTTCCGCGGAGCCGCAGTACCGCGCCGCCGTGATCGACCTCCTCGGCGCCCTCGCCTACGGAGAGCTCGCGGCCTTCGAGCGGCTCGCCGAGGACGCCAAGCTGGCGCCGAGCCTCGCGGACAAGGCGGAGCTGGCGAAGATGGCCTCGGCCGAGTTCCACCACTTCGAGCGGCTGCGGGACCGCCTCGCGGCCGTCGACGCCGAGCCGACCTCGGCCATGGAGCCCTTCGCGAAGGCACTCGACGACTTCCACCGCCTGACCGCGCCCTCGGACTGGCTGGAGGGCCTGGTCAAGGCGTACGTGGGCGACTCGATCGCCAGTGACTTCTACCGGGAGGTCGCGGCCCGGCTCGACTCCGACACGCGCGGGCTCGTCCTCGCGGTCCTCGACGACACCGGCCACGGCAACTTCGCGGTGGAGAAGGTCCGCGCGGCGATCGAGGCCGACCCGCGGGTCGGCGGCCGCCTCGCGCTCTGGGCGCGCCGCCTGATGGGCGAGGCGCTCTCCCAGGCCCAGCGCGTGGTCGCCGAGCGCGACGCGCTCTCGACGATGCTGGTCGGCGGCGTGGCGGACGGCTTCGACCTCGCGGAGGTCGGCAGGATGTTCTCCCGGATCACCGAGGCGCACACCAAGCGGATGGCCGCGCTGGGCCTCGCCGCCTGA
- a CDS encoding alpha/beta fold hydrolase, producing MSKPRSLVLPPRARARRLDTVRGPFAVLDAEAVGVRRGTVLLLPGYTGSKEDFIELLGPLSEAGYRAVAVDGRGQNDTPGPRGRAAYRRKALALDAVAQAAALGDGPVHLVGHSFGGLVARAAAALAPGAFRSLTLLSSGPGRVARPQRIRVRVLRASLAVLPKERVWQAMCWLDSRGEEPATGDTPELSGFLRRRWMRTRIAQLAGAGRLLLDRQDGTEGLAALSMPLHFAYGTDEMVWSPTDLAAAAARTGAHRTVVAGAGHSPNVSHPRELTDGLTGFWERANAKVSTAP from the coding sequence ATGAGCAAGCCCCGTTCCCTCGTCCTGCCGCCCCGCGCCCGTGCCCGTCGGCTCGACACCGTGCGGGGCCCGTTCGCCGTGCTCGACGCCGAGGCCGTGGGTGTGCGGCGGGGCACGGTCCTGCTGCTGCCGGGGTACACCGGCAGCAAGGAGGACTTCATCGAGCTGCTCGGGCCGCTGAGCGAGGCCGGATACCGGGCCGTGGCGGTGGACGGGCGCGGGCAGAACGACACGCCGGGGCCCCGCGGCCGGGCCGCCTACCGTCGCAAGGCGCTCGCGCTCGACGCGGTGGCGCAGGCGGCGGCCCTCGGCGACGGCCCCGTGCACCTCGTCGGCCACTCCTTCGGGGGGCTGGTGGCCCGCGCGGCGGCCGCCCTCGCGCCGGGCGCCTTCCGCTCGCTCACCCTGCTCTCCTCGGGCCCCGGCCGCGTCGCCCGGCCGCAGCGGATCCGGGTGCGGGTGCTGCGCGCCTCGCTCGCGGTGCTGCCGAAGGAGCGGGTGTGGCAGGCCATGTGCTGGCTGGACAGCCGCGGCGAGGAGCCGGCGACGGGCGACACGCCGGAGCTCTCGGGCTTCCTGCGGCGCCGCTGGATGCGTACCCGGATCGCCCAACTCGCGGGCGCCGGGCGGCTCCTGCTGGACCGTCAGGACGGTACGGAGGGGCTGGCCGCCCTGTCCATGCCGCTGCACTTCGCGTACGGGACGGACGAGATGGTCTGGTCGCCGACGGACCTCGCGGCGGCCGCGGCCCGCACCGGCGCGCACCGCACGGTCGTGGCGGGCGCCGGCCACTCCCCCAACGTCTCGCACCCCCGGGAGCTGACGGACGGCCTCACGGGCTTCTGGGAGCGGGCGAACGCGAAGGTCAGTACTGCGCCTTGA
- a CDS encoding DUF3107 domain-containing protein — MEVKIGVQHAPREIVLESGQSAEEVERAVADALAGKAQLLSLSDEKGRKVLVPAEKIAYVELGEPAVRRVGFGAL; from the coding sequence GTGGAGGTCAAGATCGGCGTGCAGCACGCACCCCGGGAGATCGTTCTGGAGAGCGGGCAGTCCGCCGAGGAGGTCGAGCGCGCGGTGGCCGACGCGCTGGCCGGCAAGGCGCAGCTGCTCAGCCTCTCTGACGAGAAGGGCCGCAAGGTCCTCGTTCCGGCCGAGAAGATCGCGTACGTGGAGCTCGGCGAGCCCGCCGTGCGCCGCGTGGGTTTCGGCGCGCTCTGA
- a CDS encoding magnesium and cobalt transport protein CorA → MSMIRDLTAAVRPSFRQTLRKTPTTYTSYDPTRDHSASSAVVDCAVYRDGRRIDDRACLTPRGAMRQVRESGGFAWIGLHEPTEAEFAGIAAEFGLHPLAVEDAVHAHQRPKLERYDDTLFTVFKTIHYVEHAELTATSEVVETGEVMVFTGPDFVITVRHGGQGSLRNLRHRLQGEPELLAKGPSAVLHAIADHVVDGYIAVADAVELDIDQLEIDVFSPAAKGSTRGTDTGRIYQLKREVLEFKRAVTPLLRPMQLLSERPMRLVDPDIQKYFRDVADHLARVQEQVVGFDELLNSILQANLAQATVAQNEDMRKITSWAAIVAVPTAVCGVYGMNFDHMPELHWKYGYPMVLTGIIAVCFTIHRTLKRNGWL, encoded by the coding sequence ATGTCGATGATCCGTGACCTCACCGCCGCCGTCCGCCCGAGCTTCCGGCAGACCCTGCGCAAGACCCCCACCACGTACACCTCGTACGACCCCACCCGCGACCACTCGGCCTCCAGCGCCGTGGTCGACTGCGCCGTCTACCGCGACGGGCGCCGGATCGACGACCGCGCCTGCCTCACCCCGCGCGGCGCGATGCGCCAGGTACGGGAGAGCGGCGGCTTCGCCTGGATCGGGCTCCACGAGCCGACCGAGGCCGAATTCGCCGGTATCGCCGCCGAGTTCGGGCTGCACCCGCTCGCCGTCGAGGACGCCGTCCACGCCCACCAGCGGCCCAAGCTGGAGCGGTACGACGACACCCTCTTCACCGTCTTCAAGACCATCCACTACGTCGAGCACGCCGAACTCACCGCCACCAGCGAGGTCGTCGAGACCGGCGAGGTCATGGTCTTCACCGGCCCCGACTTCGTCATCACCGTCCGGCACGGCGGCCAGGGCTCCCTGCGCAACCTCCGCCACCGCCTCCAGGGCGAGCCTGAGCTCCTCGCCAAGGGCCCCTCGGCCGTCCTGCACGCCATCGCCGACCACGTCGTCGACGGCTACATCGCGGTCGCCGACGCCGTCGAGCTGGACATCGACCAGCTGGAGATCGACGTCTTCTCGCCGGCCGCGAAGGGCTCCACGCGCGGCACGGACACCGGCCGGATCTACCAGCTCAAGCGCGAGGTGCTGGAGTTCAAGCGGGCCGTCACGCCGCTGCTCCGCCCGATGCAGCTGCTCTCCGAGCGGCCGATGCGGCTCGTCGACCCCGACATCCAGAAGTACTTCCGGGACGTCGCCGACCACCTCGCCCGCGTCCAGGAGCAGGTCGTCGGCTTCGACGAGCTCCTCAACTCGATCCTCCAGGCCAACCTGGCGCAGGCGACCGTCGCGCAGAACGAGGACATGCGCAAGATCACCTCGTGGGCGGCGATCGTCGCCGTCCCGACGGCGGTCTGCGGCGTGTACGGCATGAACTTCGACCACATGCCGGAGCTGCACTGGAAGTACGGCTACCCGATGGTGCTCACCGGCATCATCGCGGTCTGCTTCACCATCCACCGCACCCTCAAGCGCAACGGCTGGCTCTAG